In bacterium, the genomic window GACAATGAGGTGTGGGAAATCCTGATGCGCAACGGCGGCAAGGGGATCAATGCCTACACCAGCAAAGACCTCACCGCATTTCACGCCAGCATGCCTTCGAGCAGGCTGGGCCTCTGGGCGGCAGTGACCGCAGAGATCGTCTTCAACCCCGCGTATCGCGATTTCTACACGGAGCGAAGCGTTATAGCGGAAGAGCGCAGGAGCGGAGTGGACGACGACCCTGACGGCGCTTTCGTGGAGAAGCTCCTCGCTACCGCATTTGAAAAGGGCGGCTACAGCTGGCCAACCATCGGCTCGGAATCAGACGTGATGGGGTTCACGACAGCAGACGCAAGGGCCTTCCATGAACGCAATTACGTTCCCTCCAACATGGTCGGGGTGATCGTCGGCGACCTGGACGTGGCAGGGGCCAAAGCTATCTTGCAGAGGGAATTCGGCAGATATCCGGCCAGACAGAGGCCTGCGCAGCCCCATTCAAAAAGCTCAAACACAGGGGGTCGCAGCGCCTCGCTCGAGTTCGCCGCAGCCCCGGCTATAGCGATCGCATTTCACAAGCCTACGCTCCCCGATCCGGCTGAGTACTCGTTCGACATAATGGCGACCCTCCTCTGCGAGGGGAGCTCCAGCAGGCTGAAGAAGAGGCTTGTCTTCGACGAGAGGATGGCGAAGGAGATATTCTGCAGCGACGGCTTCCCCGGCTCCAGGTCGCCCAACCTCTTCATGATATGGATCGAACCCCTGAAGGGCAAATCCACGGGCAAGATACTGGATGCAATCGAGGAGGAGATAGCAAGGCTTCGAGACGAGCCGGTGGACGAGGAGGAGATGGAGCGTGTCCGCAAGACGGTGACCTCAGCCATCATGTTCGCGATGGACAGCAACGAAACGTTCGCCGAGCAACTAGCCCATTTTGAAACCGTGTTCGAC contains:
- a CDS encoding pitrilysin family protein, with translation MTEFRLSNGMRWLVVRREQAPVFSGMVMIRAGGMDEASGKTGLAHMFEHMAFKGTSRIGTKDWAKEKPVLDKIEALGAELTGETVSAKPDAKRIEEIGKEMAALKKEAAKYQSDNEVWEILMRNGGKGINAYTSKDLTAFHASMPSSRLGLWAAVTAEIVFNPAYRDFYTERSVIAEERRSGVDDDPDGAFVEKLLATAFEKGGYSWPTIGSESDVMGFTTADARAFHERNYVPSNMVGVIVGDLDVAGAKAILQREFGRYPARQRPAQPHSKSSNTGGRSASLEFAAAPAIAIAFHKPTLPDPAEYSFDIMATLLCEGSSSRLKKRLVFDERMAKEIFCSDGFPGSRSPNLFMIWIEPLKGKSTGKILDAIEEEIARLRDEPVDEEEMERVRKTVTSAIMFAMDSNETFAEQLAHFETVFDDWRLLGEYPEKISGVTPEDVQSVARKYFVDSNRIILERKRKR